One stretch of Schlesneria sp. DSM 10557 DNA includes these proteins:
- a CDS encoding carboxypeptidase-like regulatory domain-containing protein encodes MTSKKTKRSIAVIWSISAVLITVSCLGCSRGPKIASVRGTVTLDGEPLPYAAVVFNPENGRPAGATTDENGEYALNFTQGREGALIGEHRVIITTRRDPWKDPNGEVHPSSSEKLPTKYNTQSTLTFTVEPGKTNVADFDLESSAPESQASRKPGARR; translated from the coding sequence GTGACAAGCAAAAAAACAAAGCGATCGATCGCAGTGATCTGGAGCATCTCAGCAGTTCTCATTACGGTATCTTGCCTGGGCTGCAGTCGAGGCCCGAAGATCGCCTCAGTCCGTGGCACCGTCACCCTGGACGGTGAGCCACTGCCCTACGCTGCGGTCGTCTTCAATCCTGAAAATGGTCGGCCAGCCGGTGCAACGACCGACGAGAACGGCGAATACGCTCTCAATTTCACGCAAGGCCGCGAGGGAGCCCTGATTGGGGAGCATCGGGTCATCATCACCACGCGGCGAGATCCCTGGAAAGATCCGAACGGAGAAGTCCACCCCAGCTCCAGTGAAAAACTCCCGACAAAATACAACACTCAGTCGACCTTGACGTTCACTGTTGAGCCAGGCAAGACGAATGTCGCTGACTTCGACCTGGAATCGTCCGCCCCAGAATCGCAAGCCTCGCGTAAGCCAGGAGCCCGACGATGA
- a CDS encoding sulfatase, which translates to MSRMTSLSSFSVLLLSAFVFPCPSRSAEQPRRPNIVIIFADDWGRHAGAYARLDGPGTVNDVVRTPNFDRIAGEGVLFRRAFVSSPSCTPSRSALVSGQHFWRTGRGSVLRGEWDGSSPAFPLLLRDAGYRIGKSHKVWTPGTPSDAPFGGQQFAYEAAGRRFNNFSENASKLVAEGKTVEAAKAELFDEVRANFDTFLNNRGSDQPFTYWFGPTNVHRKWTKGSGKALWGLNPDDLAGKLPPFLPDVPEVREDLADYFGEIAALDGAIGLIVERLEQIGELDNTLLIISGDHGAPGFPHGKCNLYDFGTQVPLLVRWGGAPGGRVVDDLISLTDIAPTVLELAGLPIPEVMTGRSLVRILKGDKSGQVDPQRTAIYTGRERHVDSARADYMPYPQRAIRTHDYLYIVNFRPDRWPLGDPHRLDGDQPPTVEEVTENTRITLADEDAGPTKAWLVSQRRSPRWKAHFDWVYGKRPREELYDLRQDPHQVKNVANDAEYANARATLERQLLQELQQTGDPRLIDEGSYFETPPVGGPPVTPADR; encoded by the coding sequence ATGAGCCGCATGACCTCCTTATCGAGTTTTAGCGTTCTGCTACTGTCTGCCTTCGTATTTCCGTGCCCGTCGCGGTCCGCAGAACAACCTCGGCGCCCGAATATCGTCATTATCTTTGCCGACGACTGGGGACGACACGCTGGAGCCTACGCACGCCTCGACGGACCCGGGACCGTCAACGACGTGGTCAGGACCCCGAATTTCGATCGTATCGCGGGGGAGGGCGTCCTCTTCCGACGTGCTTTCGTTTCCTCCCCCAGTTGCACCCCAAGTCGAAGTGCACTCGTCTCGGGACAGCACTTCTGGCGCACCGGTCGTGGATCAGTGCTGCGTGGAGAATGGGATGGATCCAGTCCCGCATTTCCGCTGTTGCTACGCGATGCTGGCTATCGGATTGGAAAGTCGCACAAAGTCTGGACCCCCGGCACCCCTTCCGACGCCCCCTTCGGTGGCCAGCAATTCGCCTACGAGGCAGCAGGTCGCCGCTTCAACAATTTTTCCGAGAACGCGTCGAAACTTGTCGCCGAAGGAAAAACGGTCGAAGCAGCGAAAGCAGAACTCTTCGATGAAGTACGGGCAAATTTTGACACGTTCCTCAACAACCGCGGCAGCGACCAACCTTTCACTTACTGGTTTGGGCCGACCAATGTCCATCGAAAGTGGACGAAAGGATCGGGCAAAGCATTGTGGGGGCTGAACCCGGACGACCTCGCAGGAAAGCTTCCGCCATTCCTGCCGGATGTCCCTGAGGTCCGGGAAGATCTGGCAGATTATTTCGGAGAAATCGCCGCCCTTGACGGCGCGATTGGCCTGATTGTTGAACGACTCGAGCAAATCGGTGAGCTGGACAATACGCTGTTGATCATCAGTGGCGACCACGGCGCCCCGGGCTTCCCACATGGGAAGTGCAACCTGTACGACTTCGGAACGCAAGTCCCACTCCTGGTCCGCTGGGGTGGCGCCCCCGGCGGTCGTGTCGTCGATGATCTGATCAGTCTGACGGACATCGCACCAACGGTACTTGAATTGGCCGGGTTGCCCATCCCCGAAGTGATGACGGGTCGCAGCCTGGTAAGGATTTTGAAGGGTGACAAGTCGGGACAGGTTGATCCGCAGCGTACGGCCATCTACACCGGAAGAGAGCGCCACGTCGACAGTGCTCGTGCTGACTACATGCCATATCCGCAACGTGCGATTCGCACGCACGATTATCTCTACATTGTCAACTTTCGGCCTGATCGCTGGCCGCTGGGCGACCCTCACCGGTTGGACGGAGATCAGCCTCCGACGGTCGAAGAGGTGACGGAAAATACTCGGATTACGCTGGCCGATGAAGACGCCGGCCCCACCAAAGCCTGGCTGGTGAGTCAGCGTCGCTCTCCACGTTGGAAGGCTCACTTCGACTGGGTCTATGGTAAACGTCCGCGGGAAGAATTGTATGACCTCCGCCAGGACCCCCATCAGGTTAAGAACGTCGCGAATGACGCGGAATACGCGAATGCCCGCGCCACACTGGAGCGTCAGCTTTTGCAGGAACTGCAGCAGACTGGCGATCCCCGTCTGATCGATGAAGGATCCTATTTCGAAACTCCACCCGTCGGTGGACCACCTGTCACCCCAGCCGACCGCTGA
- a CDS encoding DUF1559 domain-containing protein, which yields MPPQDFDSTFRSLLVDQVDAVPELRPGATRRHHGRHQSGFTLIELLVVIAIIAVLIALLLPAVQQAREAARRTQCKNNLKQIALGIHNYNETYGSLPIGHQYLGGFDGNWADNKGGSGFGWGWSILPFIDQGPLFNSFNSSQQAAETAPTTPGGTLSNALLCQTVIAIISCPSDAKPSQGKDIPTTNLDDGAIPRNATSSYQGSAASFDGWSGDAAGNFANLQQWNGAFGRSNSGARRLHEFTDGTSNTFLVGETKYQGMDSSGGNRSRWYAAVDGTPGAAKGASGATNALMDDGQWAMNWTAAQGNPQPHRTAGSAHTGGAQFAMSDGSVRFVSEQIHHTSRAWIPTDPFDHANNGRAFGLYQRLYAIADGLVLSEF from the coding sequence ATGCCCCCGCAGGATTTCGATTCCACATTCCGATCCCTCCTCGTAGATCAAGTCGATGCTGTCCCGGAACTAAGACCAGGAGCGACGCGACGTCACCACGGTCGCCACCAATCCGGGTTTACCCTGATCGAACTTCTGGTCGTGATTGCGATCATCGCAGTCCTGATTGCATTACTGCTGCCCGCAGTGCAACAAGCACGTGAAGCCGCTCGAAGAACACAGTGCAAAAACAATCTCAAACAGATTGCCCTGGGAATTCACAACTACAATGAGACGTACGGCAGCCTCCCCATCGGGCATCAGTACCTCGGCGGATTCGATGGCAACTGGGCAGACAACAAGGGGGGCTCTGGATTTGGCTGGGGCTGGTCCATTCTTCCCTTCATTGACCAGGGACCGCTGTTCAACTCGTTTAATTCATCGCAGCAAGCGGCCGAAACCGCACCGACGACTCCCGGGGGCACCCTATCGAACGCACTGCTGTGCCAGACCGTGATCGCCATAATCAGTTGCCCATCCGACGCCAAGCCGTCCCAGGGGAAGGACATTCCGACTACAAATCTCGATGATGGTGCGATCCCCAGGAATGCCACCAGTAGTTATCAGGGGAGCGCCGCCTCATTTGATGGATGGTCGGGCGATGCTGCCGGAAATTTCGCTAACCTGCAACAGTGGAACGGTGCCTTCGGACGCTCCAACAGCGGTGCTCGTCGCCTGCACGAGTTCACCGACGGGACTTCCAACACGTTCCTGGTCGGTGAAACGAAGTACCAGGGGATGGATTCCAGTGGCGGCAACCGCTCGCGCTGGTACGCCGCTGTCGACGGAACGCCGGGTGCCGCCAAAGGGGCCTCTGGCGCAACCAACGCATTGATGGACGATGGGCAATGGGCCATGAACTGGACTGCGGCACAGGGAAATCCCCAGCCCCATCGCACGGCCGGAAGTGCCCACACGGGTGGTGCCCAGTTTGCCATGAGCGATGGCTCCGTCCGCTTTGTCAGTGAGCAAATTCACCATACATCGCGAGCGTGGATCCCGACAGACCCCTTCGATCACGCGAACAACGGTAGAGCATTTGGACTCTACCAGCGCCTTTACGCCATCGCCGATGGTCTGGTGTTGAGTGAGTTCTGA
- a CDS encoding DUF6263 family protein translates to MLRTLVLSTLTAVLSASLACAEEVNLKLKFEEGSKSVVHRDTKATQTLTLAGMDVDTTSTSFAISRSSIGQRETDGTLKVEEKLESLQSEVIFPGGSVQFDSANPDKKAAIPQLESLMEIFRAAFRLSVSVELDADNKVKSVKLPEGEYDKLSEEAKSHFSPESLQKTFERAFEFLPSEAVKKGDTWERSSETNLGAGQVMSFRTKYEYEGTVEQGGETLDKITGKVFDVNYSINGNPMLQVTQSDLKVTSSESTHLFNRKLGQAVSHTSKTHIVGPLTLVINGTTLPGKVDLTMEEKSERK, encoded by the coding sequence ATGCTCCGAACGCTCGTGCTCTCGACATTGACTGCCGTTCTTTCTGCTTCGCTGGCCTGCGCAGAGGAAGTCAATCTGAAGTTGAAGTTTGAAGAGGGGAGTAAGTCCGTCGTTCACCGCGACACGAAGGCGACACAGACACTGACTCTGGCGGGAATGGATGTGGACACGACTTCGACGTCCTTTGCAATTTCCCGTTCGTCAATTGGACAACGAGAGACCGATGGCACTTTGAAGGTCGAAGAAAAACTGGAGTCCTTGCAGAGTGAAGTGATCTTTCCCGGTGGCTCCGTTCAATTTGATTCAGCCAACCCCGATAAGAAAGCTGCGATTCCTCAATTGGAATCGCTGATGGAGATCTTTCGAGCCGCTTTCAGGCTTTCCGTCTCGGTCGAACTGGACGCTGACAACAAGGTCAAGTCCGTCAAACTACCCGAGGGGGAATATGACAAACTGTCCGAAGAAGCGAAGAGCCATTTTTCTCCCGAGTCGCTTCAGAAGACCTTTGAACGTGCTTTCGAGTTCCTGCCGAGCGAAGCGGTGAAGAAAGGGGATACCTGGGAACGGTCATCCGAAACCAACCTGGGTGCAGGACAGGTGATGAGCTTTCGGACGAAGTATGAATACGAAGGGACCGTCGAACAGGGTGGTGAAACCCTCGACAAAATCACGGGCAAAGTGTTCGACGTCAACTACAGCATCAACGGCAATCCGATGCTGCAAGTCACTCAGAGCGATCTGAAAGTGACCTCTTCCGAAAGCACCCATCTGTTCAACCGCAAGCTGGGACAGGCGGTTTCCCATACGTCCAAGACACATATTGTCGGTCCGCTGACCCTGGTCATTAACGGCACGACACTACCTGGAAAGGTGGACCTGACCATGGAAGAGAAGTCCGAGCGTAAGTGA